Proteins co-encoded in one Rhopalosiphum maidis isolate BTI-1 chromosome 2, ASM367621v3, whole genome shotgun sequence genomic window:
- the LOC113553650 gene encoding syntaxin-16-like: protein MASRSLTDIFLLMRTNSIQSRGIYSFQGSKHNDYDTDSDEGMNDKAALMEAGRSMVKTNSIEMRSQEKSPPTWIGLLEDAQYSITRLQNKLKELQSLQDAQVLRPTLDDSSLQEKHIQDLTLDITRIFGSTKKIIQQIRLHSSGLSGNKESQLSYNVSSALVSSLQNLFNEFRNSQQIYLNKIKHREAMSSQMCFETEENTSNSDLLDMFSNGSSNSFGQQLQMQQSNQTQTFAAILIEEENAKMAVQWEREANQISSSVLELNNIFKDLAHMVVQQGSVLDRIDYNIEQTEIRVKKGAAELIKAEKYHRSNRKMKCILILAPISIMLLILLDITKF, encoded by the exons atggccTCTAGAAGTCTTACtgacatatttttgttaatgcgGACAAATTCCATCCAGAGTAGGGGAATATATTCATTTCAAGGATCTAAACATAATGATTATGATACAGACAGTGATGAAGGTATGAATGACAAAGCAGCGTTAATGGAAGCTGGTCGTTCTATGGTTAAAACAAATTCTATTGAAATGCGTTCTCAGGAAAAATCTCCACCAACATGGATTGGATTACTTGAAGATGCTCAATATTCTATTACCAG GTTACAGAACAAATTAAAAGAATTACAATCATTACAAGATGCACAGGTATTAAGGCCTACCCTTGATGATTCTAGTTTACAAGAGAAACACATCCAAGATCTCACATTAGATATTACaaga ATATTTggttcaacaaaaaaaataattcaacaaatCCGATTACATTCAAGTGGATTATCTGGTAACAAAGAATCCCAACTTTCATACAATGTGTCATCTGCTTTAGTGTCAtcattacaaaatttattCAACGAATTTCGAAACTCACAACAAATTTATCTTAACa aaatcaaaCATAGAGAAGCTATGTCATCACAAATGTGTTTTGAAACCGAAGAAAACacttcaaattctgatttacTAGATATGTTTAGTAATGGTTCATCTAATTCTTTTGGACAACAGTTACAAATGCAACAGTCAAATCAAACACAAACGTTTGCTGCTATTCTTATTGAAGAAGAAAATGCCAAAATGGCAGTTCAATGGGAACGTGAAGCAAATCAGATATCCAGTTCTGTTCttgaacttaataatatatttaaagaccTTGCACATATGGTTGTTCAACAA GGTAGTGTTTTAGATCGAATAGACTACAATATTGAACAGACTGAAATCAGAGTTAAAAAAGGTGCAGCAGAGTTAATTAAAGCAGAAAAATATCATCGAAGTAATAGAAAAATGAagtgtattttaattctaGCTCCTATTTCTATTATGTTGTTAATTCTTTTggatataacaaaattttaa